The window CTTGCCCGCGTCGGCGCCAAATATTCCGACGACTGGCACGTCACCCATCTGACCAACCCGCGCGCAATCGTGCCGCAGTCGGTCATGCCTGGCTATCCGTTCCTCAGCAAGACCGAGGTCGATCCGGACACGATCGCCGACCACATGCGCACGCTGCGGACCGTCGGTACGCCCTACACCGACGACCAGATCGCCAATGCGAGCGCCGACATGAAGGCCCAGGCCGATCCGGACAATGCCGGCTCCGACGCTTTCACCAAGCGCTACGCCAAGGCCGTGGTGCGCAACTTCGACGGCAAGGCCGGCACGCCGACCGAGATGGACGCGCTGATCGCCTATCTCCAGATGCTCGGCACGCTGGTCGACTTCAAGATCTACAACGAGAAAGCCAATCTTCGCTGAGAAGGCACCAACGATGAAAGCCATCCTGACCCTCGACAATCTCGCGTCCGGTCTCGTGACCACGATCTGGACGCCGGTGTTCGTCGCGATCTTTCTCGCGATCATCGCCTACGCATTATGGCCCCGTAACAAGGCAGCTTTCGACGAAGCGGCACACCTGCCGTTGCGGGAGGAGTAAGAGATCATGACCGATCATCATAGCGACATCGATCCCGTCTCCGGCAGGTCCACGACCGGACATGAGTGGGACGGCATCAAGGAGCTCAACACGCCGCTGCCGCGCTGGTGGGTAATCACCTTCTACCTCACCATCGTCTGGGCGATCGGCTACTGGATCGTGTATCCGGCATGGCCGCTGATCTCCAGCAATACCACGGGCCTGTTCGGCTACTCGACGCGCGCCGACGTCGCGGTCGAGCTCGCCAACCTCGAGAAGATCCGCGGGGCCAAGATGGTTGCGCTGGGCGCGGCCTCGCTTGCCGACATCGAGAAGGATCCGGCGCTGCTCGCGCTCGCGCGCGCCAAGGGCAAAACCGTGTTCGGCGACAATTGCGCACCATGCCACGGTTCAGGCGGCGCGGGTGCCAAGGGCTATCCGAACCTGAACGACGACGACTGGCTGTGGGGCGGATCGCTCGACCAGATCATGCAGACCATCCAGTTCGGCGCACGTTCCGGCCACGCTAAGGCGCACGAAGGCCAGATGCTCGCCTTCGGCAAGGACGGCGTGCTGAAACCGGACGAAATCGTCACGGCCGCCAACTATGTCCGGGCACTGTCGGGCCTTCCGACCCGCAAGGGCTATGACGCGGCCAAGGGCGAGAAGATCTTCGCGGAGAATTGCGTCGCCTGCCATGGCGACGGCGGCAAGGGCAATCCGGAGATGGGCGCTCCCAATTTGACCGACAAGATCTGGCTCTATGGTTCGGACGAGGCGTCGCTGATCGAGACCATCAGCCAGGGCCGCGCGGGTGTGATGCCGGCCTGGGAAGGGCGGCTCGATCCCGCCACGATCAAGGCGATGGCAGTTTACGTCCACTCGCTCGGCGGCGGAAAATAGCCAATTCGGAACAAGCGGGGGCGAACAAAAAACGCCCCCGCTTGCGCTGGATCAACTGACGCGGCGGCGTCGGGTCTAGGTTTTATCGCACCTCTCGAAAGCTGCAGGCGATGAACAGGCCCGTGAACCCAAAAGACCTCCCAATAGACGATGACAACGGGCCGCTCTATGTGGCCCAGAAGAAAGTCTATCCCCAAAGCATCTCCGGCACCTTCCGCCGGATCAAATGGGGCCTGATGGCGTTCTGCCTCGGCGTCTATTACTTCCTGCCGTTCGTGCGCTGGAACCGCGGCCTCGGTGCTCCGAGCCAGGCGGTGCTGATCGATCTTCCCAACAGCCGCTTCTATTTCTTCTTCATCGAGCTGTGGCCGCAGGAGGTCTACTACTTCACCGGCCTGCTGATCGTTGCCGCGGTGGCGCTATTCCTGATGAACTCGGTCGGCGGCCGCATCTGGTGCGGCTATCTCTGTCCGCAGACGGTGTGGACGGACCTGTTCTATGCCGTCGAGCGTCTGGTCGAGGGCGACCGGCGCGAGCGGATGAAGAAGGA of the Bradyrhizobium sp. WSM1417 genome contains:
- the ccoO gene encoding cytochrome-c oxidase, cbb3-type subunit II, which encodes MSFWTRHQIFEKNSIILIVGILLVIAIGGLVEITPLFYLKSTIEAVDGIRPYTPLELAGRNVYIREGCYLCHSQMIRPLRDEVERYGHFSLAAESMYDHPFQWGSKRTGPDLARVGAKYSDDWHVTHLTNPRAIVPQSVMPGYPFLSKTEVDPDTIADHMRTLRTVGTPYTDDQIANASADMKAQADPDNAGSDAFTKRYAKAVVRNFDGKAGTPTEMDALIAYLQMLGTLVDFKIYNEKANLR
- a CDS encoding CcoQ/FixQ family Cbb3-type cytochrome c oxidase assembly chaperone — protein: MKAILTLDNLASGLVTTIWTPVFVAIFLAIIAYALWPRNKAAFDEAAHLPLREE
- the ccoP gene encoding cytochrome-c oxidase, cbb3-type subunit III codes for the protein MTDHHSDIDPVSGRSTTGHEWDGIKELNTPLPRWWVITFYLTIVWAIGYWIVYPAWPLISSNTTGLFGYSTRADVAVELANLEKIRGAKMVALGAASLADIEKDPALLALARAKGKTVFGDNCAPCHGSGGAGAKGYPNLNDDDWLWGGSLDQIMQTIQFGARSGHAKAHEGQMLAFGKDGVLKPDEIVTAANYVRALSGLPTRKGYDAAKGEKIFAENCVACHGDGGKGNPEMGAPNLTDKIWLYGSDEASLIETISQGRAGVMPAWEGRLDPATIKAMAVYVHSLGGGK